In Vibrio bathopelagicus, one DNA window encodes the following:
- a CDS encoding ABC transporter ATP-binding protein, whose translation MFQLSDINIVRDNRTILSIEDLTIPTDELTVVLGHNGSGKSTLVNLLSGQMSPDRGSVKFEGTSLSSFKSKELAKKIAYLPQKLPASAGLTVEELVRLGRFPWRGALGRWNSEDKSIIQQAMERTGVSEFSQALADDLSGGERQRAWVSMLLAQQSPVLILDEPTSALDVHHQFQLMGLLSELNKKEDVGVIVILHDLNLALRYATHIVALKKGQIAFEGSADKLLDEQALSALYESPIRLIDHPVPANTAASEKVAVVCE comes from the coding sequence ATGTTCCAGCTTTCAGACATCAACATCGTTCGAGACAACCGAACCATCCTTTCAATTGAAGATCTTACTATTCCTACCGATGAACTCACCGTAGTTCTTGGTCACAATGGTTCTGGTAAATCCACACTCGTTAACTTGTTATCAGGACAAATGTCACCAGATCGCGGCAGCGTCAAGTTCGAGGGAACTTCTCTTTCTTCTTTCAAAAGCAAAGAGCTAGCAAAGAAGATTGCTTATTTACCGCAAAAGCTCCCTGCTTCTGCTGGCTTAACGGTGGAAGAACTGGTCCGTTTAGGGCGCTTCCCATGGAGAGGCGCATTAGGCCGTTGGAACTCTGAAGATAAGTCGATCATCCAACAAGCAATGGAGAGAACCGGCGTCTCTGAGTTTTCACAGGCATTAGCGGACGATTTGTCCGGCGGTGAACGCCAACGTGCTTGGGTCTCTATGCTGCTTGCTCAGCAGTCTCCCGTATTGATCCTTGATGAGCCAACATCTGCGCTGGATGTTCATCACCAATTCCAGTTGATGGGTTTACTGTCTGAACTGAATAAAAAGGAAGACGTTGGTGTTATCGTGATTCTGCACGACTTGAACCTTGCATTGCGCTACGCGACACACATCGTTGCTCTAAAAAAAGGGCAAATCGCATTTGAAGGCAGCGCTGATAAGTTACTTGATGAACAAGCATTGTCTGCACTGTATGAATCCCCTATCCGACTGATCGATCATCCAGTCCCTGCTAACACAGCCGCAAGTGAAAAAGTTGCGGTGGTCTGCGAATAG
- a CDS encoding multidrug effflux MFS transporter: MSRRFDFKSILLACLVISVGQLSMGLVFPSLPWIAKDFDVSLEQAQLLVSVYLLGFGPSQFIYGPISDALGRKKVLLTGLLIAMLGLLMIIFFSHSFTSMVMGRFLQGLGTGCCAVLARASTRDRFGGADLPLAMSYIAMVASITPLIAPVIGGFINFHFGWSMVFISLLGYVSLAWVVLAFKFKETVTQISAIPSPKTMISQYKELLSSRYFMSFASIGWLNFSLMITTVSVMPFIMQNQIGMTSDEYAMWAVIPALGMLSGTSLCNRIRPILGNKKTLLCTPVLHISAALWLFFCPLEPLYLMIGQFLMILGNGIALPCAQALVMLPYKKNAGAAAAMSGGGQMVVSSMVSMGLVQLGLGEAWHLSIVITVFTLITLFNILRGFSSQEARESQLN; the protein is encoded by the coding sequence ATGAGTCGTCGATTCGATTTTAAATCGATCTTACTTGCGTGTTTGGTCATTAGTGTCGGCCAGCTCAGTATGGGCTTGGTGTTTCCTTCTTTACCTTGGATCGCGAAAGATTTTGATGTCTCGTTAGAGCAAGCTCAGCTTTTGGTGAGTGTGTATTTATTAGGCTTTGGTCCTTCCCAGTTTATTTATGGCCCGATTTCCGATGCTCTGGGGCGTAAAAAGGTACTGTTAACCGGTTTGTTGATTGCCATGCTTGGGTTATTGATGATCATCTTCTTCAGCCATTCGTTTACTAGCATGGTGATGGGGCGTTTTCTTCAAGGTTTAGGGACTGGCTGTTGTGCTGTACTTGCTCGCGCTTCAACACGAGATAGATTCGGCGGAGCCGATTTGCCTTTGGCGATGTCCTACATCGCGATGGTAGCGTCGATTACACCTTTGATTGCGCCCGTAATTGGCGGCTTTATCAACTTCCATTTTGGCTGGAGCATGGTGTTCATATCGCTACTTGGGTATGTCTCATTGGCTTGGGTGGTATTGGCGTTCAAGTTTAAGGAAACCGTCACTCAGATCTCCGCTATTCCTTCACCGAAAACAATGATCTCCCAATACAAAGAGTTATTAAGCTCTCGGTATTTCATGAGCTTTGCGAGTATCGGTTGGCTTAACTTTAGCTTGATGATCACCACCGTATCCGTGATGCCGTTTATCATGCAAAACCAGATTGGTATGACGTCAGACGAATACGCAATGTGGGCGGTGATTCCCGCATTAGGGATGCTTAGCGGTACAAGTTTGTGTAACCGTATTCGTCCTATATTGGGTAACAAGAAAACCTTATTGTGTACGCCTGTCTTACATATCTCGGCCGCATTGTGGCTTTTCTTCTGCCCGCTTGAGCCTCTATACCTAATGATTGGTCAGTTCTTGATGATACTGGGGAATGGTATTGCACTGCCTTGTGCTCAGGCATTGGTGATGTTGCCATACAAAAAGAACGCGGGCGCGGCGGCGGCGATGTCTGGCGGTGGCCAAATGGTGGTCTCTTCAATGGTGAGTATGGGACTGGTTCAATTGGGGTTAGGGGAAGCATGGCACCTATCGATCGTTATTACAGTGTTCACGCTGATTACTCTGTTTAATATTTTGCGTGGTTTCAGTAGCCAAGAAGCAAGAGAGTCTCAGCTTAACTAG
- a CDS encoding PQQ-dependent sugar dehydrogenase: protein MNTHHRIFSCALALLASGPITSAFAWQAEKITDGLEIPWGLAYVDDGSMLLTEKAGVIKHVDLKTGEQNTLFRLPNVWAKGQGGLLDIAFSPFELGKFYVTYSKDVDGEAATTLASATYKSNEVSNWQDVFVSKSRTDTGRHFGSRITFDDSHLYFSIGDRGDRDNGQDTMTHAGSILRLNADGSAPSDNPFMDNSKVLNEIWSFGHRNPQGLFYDFSSKKLWSIEHGPRGGDEINLIKAGANYGWPITSHGKEYWGPISVGESETKEGIETPKKVYVPSIAPGSLIVYQGDKYPELQGKLLAGALKLTHINIVTVNEQGEAIKEERILEGLGERIRDIETSPDGDIFFSTDNGNLYRLKK from the coding sequence ATGAACACTCATCACCGTATTTTTTCATGTGCTTTGGCGCTGCTTGCCTCTGGTCCTATAACCTCAGCCTTTGCGTGGCAGGCAGAGAAGATCACAGACGGTCTCGAAATCCCATGGGGCCTAGCTTATGTCGATGACGGCTCCATGCTTCTCACAGAAAAAGCAGGCGTTATCAAACACGTTGATTTAAAGACGGGTGAACAAAATACACTGTTCAGGCTGCCAAATGTTTGGGCTAAAGGCCAAGGTGGATTATTGGATATCGCGTTCTCCCCTTTTGAACTTGGGAAATTCTATGTCACTTACAGTAAAGACGTCGATGGCGAAGCCGCAACGACACTCGCTTCTGCTACGTACAAAAGCAATGAGGTGTCCAATTGGCAAGATGTGTTTGTATCTAAATCGAGAACGGATACAGGTCGTCACTTTGGTAGCCGTATCACCTTTGATGATAGCCACCTGTATTTTTCAATCGGCGATCGTGGTGACAGAGACAACGGCCAAGACACCATGACTCACGCCGGCTCAATATTACGATTGAATGCCGATGGAAGCGCACCAAGTGATAATCCTTTCATGGATAACAGCAAGGTACTCAATGAGATTTGGAGCTTTGGTCATCGCAATCCACAAGGACTCTTTTACGATTTCTCCAGTAAAAAGCTTTGGTCGATTGAACACGGCCCTCGCGGTGGTGATGAGATCAACCTAATAAAAGCAGGCGCTAACTATGGCTGGCCAATCACCTCCCATGGAAAAGAGTATTGGGGCCCGATCAGCGTGGGAGAATCAGAAACCAAAGAAGGTATTGAAACACCTAAAAAAGTCTACGTTCCTTCAATCGCTCCGGGCAGTTTGATCGTCTACCAAGGTGACAAATACCCTGAATTACAAGGCAAGCTGTTGGCAGGCGCACTTAAACTTACCCATATCAATATTGTGACCGTCAACGAACAAGGTGAGGCAATCAAAGAAGAGCGTATTCTAGAGGGTTTAGGTGAAAGAATAAGAGACATTGAAACCTCTCCCGACGGCGACATTTTCTTCAGCACTGACAATGGCAATCTATATCGCCTGAAAAAGTAA
- a CDS encoding cold-shock protein encodes MSNTVTGTVKWFNETKGFGFIQQENGPDVFAHFSAITGDGFKTLAEGQKVEFVVSQGQKGPQADSIKVL; translated from the coding sequence ATGTCTAACACAGTTACTGGTACAGTAAAATGGTTCAACGAAACTAAAGGCTTCGGCTTCATTCAACAAGAAAACGGTCCAGACGTATTCGCACACTTCTCTGCGATCACAGGCGACGGTTTCAAAACTCTTGCTGAAGGCCAAAAAGTTGAGTTCGTAGTATCTCAAGGTCAAAAAGGCCCACAAGCTGACAGCATCAAAGTACTTTAG
- a CDS encoding tyrosine-type recombinase/integrase, with protein sequence MASYSIEKRTLASGESRYKATVTVKHRSKIAQHFSKTHKKKTLATAWAKNEVRKIEEGETQDRSVPIGQLLDMFIENKNLWDNTGRSKQTVLKMLRDCDIAKIYSDELTTKDLIEHCQNRCGTGTKPSTVYSDIYYLRSVFKRAKPVFNVAANVNTFLEATPILYEMKLIGKSEKRTRRPTTDEIDLLKEALEEREQRRENKIPYSMLLDFSILSCMRVSEVCGIRWEDLNEELRTVIVRDRKDPRKKKGNHMVVPLLGEAFDIVMKQERNGELIFPYNPRSVGRGFVEVCQKVGIDNLRYHDLRREGASRLFEKGFTIEEVAQVTGHRNLNTLWQVYTQLFPHKLHERKI encoded by the coding sequence ATGGCATCTTATAGTATTGAAAAGCGAACTCTAGCGAGCGGTGAATCTCGCTACAAAGCCACTGTTACCGTGAAACACCGGAGCAAAATTGCTCAACATTTCTCCAAAACTCATAAGAAGAAAACGCTCGCTACTGCCTGGGCAAAAAATGAAGTACGAAAGATAGAAGAAGGTGAAACTCAAGACCGTTCTGTACCCATTGGCCAGCTGCTAGACATGTTCATTGAAAACAAAAACCTCTGGGACAATACTGGCCGATCTAAACAAACCGTATTAAAAATGCTCCGTGATTGTGACATAGCAAAAATCTATTCCGATGAGCTAACCACTAAAGACTTGATTGAGCACTGCCAGAATAGATGCGGTACGGGAACCAAACCCTCTACTGTCTATTCCGACATCTATTATTTACGTTCGGTATTCAAACGAGCTAAGCCTGTATTCAACGTTGCCGCGAACGTGAACACATTCTTAGAAGCAACACCTATCCTGTATGAAATGAAACTCATCGGTAAATCAGAGAAACGAACAAGACGCCCTACTACCGATGAAATAGACCTATTGAAAGAAGCACTAGAAGAGCGCGAGCAACGTAGAGAAAACAAAATCCCCTACTCCATGCTTCTAGACTTCAGCATCCTGAGCTGTATGAGAGTGAGCGAAGTATGTGGTATTCGATGGGAAGACTTAAACGAAGAACTTAGAACAGTGATCGTTCGTGACCGAAAAGACCCACGAAAGAAAAAAGGCAACCACATGGTCGTTCCTCTACTCGGTGAAGCTTTCGATATTGTAATGAAGCAAGAGCGTAATGGTGAATTGATATTCCCATACAACCCACGTTCAGTTGGCCGAGGTTTTGTGGAAGTTTGTCAAAAGGTTGGGATTGATAACCTACGCTATCATGACTTACGCCGTGAAGGTGCAAGCCGCTTGTTCGAGAAAGGCTTTACCATTGAGGAAGTTGCTCAAGTCACTGGGCATAGGAACCTAAATACCTTGTGGCAGGTTTATACCCAGCTATTCCCGCATAAATTACACGAACGTAAGATATGA
- a CDS encoding response regulator transcription factor, whose protein sequence is MNTIVFIDDDKDIRDTYKLSMEFMFEDEFDIVCLDVETTLREMMTVLDGITGKVSYFVDENLKHTGNATYSGIELIEEVRKIDSKIPIYILTSTADEIDQYLGNIEFVIDKNDWESEEDEDNLKQRFLRQIHIYKDIKSEQAKRFDELFEKSLFSTLNDSELEEFDILNLGRSKKLVDERLISESSLAELNAASDELNAIYAELTKDDE, encoded by the coding sequence ATGAACACTATTGTATTTATAGACGATGACAAAGATATTCGAGATACATATAAGCTATCGATGGAGTTTATGTTTGAGGATGAGTTTGACATTGTTTGCTTAGATGTAGAAACCACTTTACGGGAGATGATGACGGTTTTAGACGGAATTACCGGTAAAGTTTCTTATTTTGTAGACGAGAACCTTAAACACACAGGTAATGCAACTTATAGTGGAATTGAACTCATTGAAGAAGTTCGAAAAATTGATTCCAAAATCCCGATCTATATTCTTACCAGTACTGCAGATGAAATTGATCAGTATCTTGGAAATATTGAGTTTGTAATAGATAAAAATGATTGGGAGTCTGAAGAAGACGAAGATAATCTCAAACAACGTTTTCTTCGTCAGATTCATATATATAAAGATATTAAATCCGAACAAGCAAAACGGTTTGACGAACTATTTGAAAAGTCACTTTTTTCTACGTTGAATGATAGTGAGTTAGAAGAGTTTGACATATTAAATCTAGGTCGTAGTAAAAAACTCGTGGATGAAAGGCTTATAAGTGAAAGCTCTCTTGCGGAGCTAAATGCTGCCTCTGATGAACTTAACGCAATCTATGCGGAGTTAACAAAAGATGATGAGTAG
- a CDS encoding ATP-binding protein, with protein sequence MARRHLGKKPFDMSARVPMQLGRESISSSTVAVSELIKNGYDADAEDVHVEFHLRDNPALSTLVLRDDGNGMDAETIYDHWLKIGTDFKNGLELSVTKKRILTGAKGLGRLGLDRLSKKVILYTKKKGSNTVTQLVVDWRKYEGTNASISEIQHDIYEQDLPLIGKYGDIFTSRDDSGTYMVLIGLKDRWTPSFIEDLKQELRLLISPYRKANDFSITLHRAVNNTKSYSEVVDTQELLKAASWEVRAEVDTSHRVLLNFKNNVTGEEVKQLPTPWKDWISKQGDKPLFGPLEFEFHYMVKKKEFLSKVDMTTRNWEKFMALNRGVRIYRDDFRVRPYGEPTGKGDWLDIGFRKSQSPGGIRQGGWRVGPSQIIGAVSISKTTNAILNDQANREGIVENEAYLQLRTFVLKVISAFETIATKAAQDDDGIDLAQELEKAVKERDSDLDRAIGEVKAFTKKVKKNKKKTPPAQLVNQKLRDLERAKQAHQKALDDYSQYMEKERKKLEEQKDTLSNLASLGVLTVSFGHEIRTHSALALTNAKLLTKVVRKAERNGDTVDYDQLVALTSRMVTGAQYVDTFSQLAINNIKPDKRKRKKVSVPDVFRCIFGMMSASFKKMGVEWSFEFIKIQEEDFNVRSFEIDWESIAINLITNSTWALEDTPRKDRQIKVIFERLGGNRLKLSFLDSGCGLESGQEDTIFLPMHSRKVDNKGNSIGTGMGLSIIKGQVEEHMSSGTVSAKQYSDLGGAGFYIEVLQDTK encoded by the coding sequence ATGGCTCGTAGACACTTAGGTAAAAAACCGTTTGATATGTCGGCTCGTGTACCGATGCAACTTGGTCGAGAAAGCATTTCAAGCTCAACTGTTGCTGTCTCTGAATTAATCAAAAATGGGTATGATGCTGATGCGGAAGATGTTCATGTGGAGTTTCATTTAAGGGATAACCCTGCGCTTTCTACGCTTGTACTCAGAGATGATGGTAACGGTATGGATGCAGAAACTATCTACGACCACTGGCTGAAAATAGGAACAGATTTCAAAAATGGTCTTGAGTTGTCTGTAACCAAAAAACGTATTCTTACTGGAGCAAAAGGTCTAGGTCGCTTAGGTCTAGATAGATTAAGCAAGAAAGTTATTCTTTACACAAAGAAGAAAGGCAGTAACACAGTTACCCAGCTGGTCGTTGATTGGCGTAAATATGAAGGTACTAACGCTTCTATTTCAGAGATTCAACATGATATTTATGAGCAGGATCTACCTTTAATAGGTAAATATGGAGATATTTTCACGTCTAGAGATGACTCTGGGACATATATGGTTCTGATTGGCTTGAAAGACCGTTGGACTCCTAGTTTTATTGAGGACTTGAAACAAGAGCTTAGATTATTAATCTCTCCTTATAGAAAAGCGAATGACTTTTCTATAACACTCCACCGAGCAGTGAATAATACTAAGTCTTATTCAGAAGTCGTTGATACTCAAGAGCTCTTAAAAGCTGCTAGTTGGGAGGTCAGAGCTGAGGTAGATACTAGTCATAGAGTTTTACTCAACTTTAAAAATAACGTTACTGGTGAAGAAGTTAAGCAGTTACCAACACCATGGAAAGATTGGATCTCAAAACAAGGGGATAAACCATTATTTGGACCTCTAGAGTTCGAATTCCATTATATGGTGAAGAAAAAAGAGTTTCTCTCAAAAGTCGATATGACGACTCGAAACTGGGAGAAGTTTATGGCTTTGAACCGGGGGGTTCGTATTTACAGAGATGACTTTAGAGTCAGACCATATGGCGAGCCTACGGGTAAAGGTGATTGGCTAGATATAGGTTTTCGTAAGTCGCAAAGCCCTGGAGGTATAAGGCAGGGTGGTTGGCGAGTTGGACCGAGTCAAATCATTGGTGCAGTTAGTATATCAAAAACAACTAATGCTATTTTGAACGACCAAGCAAACCGTGAAGGGATTGTTGAGAATGAAGCTTACCTGCAACTACGCACGTTTGTGCTTAAAGTCATTTCTGCATTTGAAACTATAGCTACTAAAGCTGCGCAAGATGATGATGGGATAGATTTAGCACAAGAGCTAGAAAAAGCGGTTAAGGAAAGAGATTCAGATCTCGACAGAGCTATTGGTGAAGTTAAAGCTTTTACTAAAAAAGTTAAAAAGAATAAAAAGAAAACACCTCCAGCACAGTTGGTTAATCAAAAACTTAGAGATCTAGAACGTGCGAAGCAGGCGCATCAAAAAGCTTTGGACGACTATTCTCAATATATGGAAAAAGAGCGAAAGAAGCTTGAAGAGCAGAAAGACACCCTTTCAAACCTCGCTTCTTTAGGGGTCCTGACTGTTAGCTTTGGGCATGAAATTCGTACGCATTCAGCTCTAGCCTTAACAAATGCGAAGCTGTTGACCAAAGTAGTAAGAAAAGCTGAACGTAATGGAGATACAGTTGATTATGATCAATTGGTTGCTCTAACGTCTCGTATGGTAACAGGCGCTCAATATGTTGACACATTTTCACAATTAGCCATCAATAATATTAAACCAGATAAAAGAAAACGGAAAAAAGTGTCCGTACCTGATGTGTTTAGATGTATTTTTGGAATGATGTCCGCATCCTTTAAAAAAATGGGAGTTGAGTGGAGCTTTGAATTCATAAAAATTCAAGAAGAAGATTTTAATGTTCGCTCGTTCGAAATTGATTGGGAAAGCATCGCTATTAACTTAATCACCAATTCAACTTGGGCGCTAGAAGATACGCCGAGGAAAGATAGACAAATCAAAGTGATTTTTGAAAGGCTTGGCGGTAATCGTCTTAAACTTAGCTTTTTAGACTCCGGTTGTGGATTAGAGTCAGGCCAAGAAGATACGATTTTCTTACCAATGCATAGTCGGAAGGTTGATAATAAAGGTAACTCGATTGGTACAGGTATGGGGTTGTCCATTATAAAAGGCCAAGTCGAGGAGCATATGTCCTCAGGAACTGTCTCAGCTAAGCAATACTCAGACTTAGGTGGAGCAGGTTTTTATATTGAAGTATTACAGGATACAAAATGA
- a CDS encoding N-6 DNA methylase — MNALTSHNAAMRKLLLSPDKEQFRRLVDLDNIDLVLRELLTIEEMREAGSFFTGQKLATKAVALLPVITSRSVVLDPTCGAGNLLIEASRALGVESTLSTTLLAWGKVLWGFDLHAHFIEATKLRIVVEAMNRGVEQDCDLDEAFELLPNILVKDALSVEKLELEKISHVLMNPPFTIWPSPKENYWKEGKVNAAGIVFDHYLRLLPEDCSISAILPDVLRSGSRYDEFRSFTSQSMSATVEVWGRFNRKTDVDVFLLSGKIKTAVNLIKWHNAEQNSVCISDYFDVRTGPLVAYRDPEDGPEYPYFYPKICPQWGVIREAVEMRRFTGKVLTPPFVVIKRTSSPSDRNRASATLINLREPVAIENHMIVVKPKDGKLKTCKKLMQVLQTKKTNNFLNERIRLRHLTVGVIKDIPFVEEE; from the coding sequence ATGAACGCCCTTACTTCACATAACGCAGCGATGCGTAAGTTACTCCTCTCTCCTGATAAAGAACAGTTCCGCAGATTAGTGGATTTAGATAATATTGATTTGGTATTGAGAGAGTTACTGACGATTGAAGAAATGCGTGAGGCGGGTAGCTTTTTTACAGGTCAAAAATTGGCTACAAAAGCTGTAGCTTTACTACCAGTTATCACTTCTCGTTCTGTTGTCTTGGATCCAACATGTGGTGCTGGCAATCTATTAATCGAAGCATCAAGGGCCCTTGGTGTTGAATCTACACTATCAACAACTTTGTTAGCCTGGGGAAAAGTCCTTTGGGGCTTTGATCTTCACGCCCACTTTATTGAAGCGACCAAACTTAGAATTGTCGTCGAAGCTATGAATCGTGGTGTTGAGCAAGACTGTGACTTAGATGAGGCATTTGAGCTACTCCCAAATATTCTCGTTAAAGATGCTTTGAGTGTAGAGAAGCTAGAGCTTGAAAAAATAAGTCATGTGCTGATGAATCCTCCTTTTACTATTTGGCCATCGCCTAAAGAAAACTATTGGAAAGAGGGAAAGGTCAATGCCGCTGGTATTGTATTTGATCATTACCTTAGACTTTTACCAGAAGACTGCAGTATTAGTGCGATTTTGCCAGATGTTCTTCGCTCGGGTAGTAGGTATGATGAGTTTAGGTCATTTACTTCTCAATCAATGAGCGCAACAGTAGAAGTTTGGGGGCGTTTTAACCGTAAAACAGACGTGGATGTCTTCTTGCTTTCAGGAAAAATTAAGACAGCAGTCAATCTCATTAAATGGCATAACGCTGAGCAGAACTCCGTATGCATTTCTGATTATTTTGACGTTCGGACAGGCCCATTAGTTGCCTATCGTGACCCAGAAGATGGGCCTGAGTATCCATACTTTTACCCTAAAATATGCCCTCAATGGGGGGTTATTCGTGAAGCCGTTGAGATGAGGCGTTTTACGGGCAAAGTTCTAACCCCTCCATTTGTAGTAATCAAAAGAACATCTAGCCCATCGGATAGAAATCGTGCATCAGCGACATTAATAAATCTTCGTGAACCGGTAGCAATAGAGAATCATATGATTGTTGTTAAACCTAAGGATGGGAAGTTGAAAACTTGTAAGAAACTTATGCAGGTATTACAAACTAAAAAAACTAATAATTTTTTAAATGAACGCATTCGATTACGACACTTAACCGTCGGTGTTATAAAAGATATCCCATTTGTAGAGGAAGAGTAA
- a CDS encoding helix-turn-helix domain-containing protein — protein sequence MREWFTSNELLGLAGMPNSLTGVAQKARRNKWLSRKASGQGRAFEYHISNFHEEVIRQLFERENPGVSYDETQEELTKTLEALAEITESIRDEQKNSTSSATNVTEISNVKLVKATSEMGDMCAVPVYNVYASCGFGTQNDTEYQLRTEFLPCLWLKRFGLTEEDARIIICHGDSMEDTLSDGDEVLVDTRELDHPVKHGVYVVRIGKHVYIKRLKYDIMAEGYNVISDNKEEYDSFIVNEEKLNEFAVIGKVVTTVMKAVI from the coding sequence ATGCGTGAGTGGTTTACTAGTAACGAATTACTTGGGTTAGCAGGTATGCCAAATAGCCTTACCGGTGTTGCACAAAAAGCCAGGAGAAACAAATGGTTGAGTCGAAAAGCATCAGGGCAGGGGAGAGCTTTTGAATACCATATTTCAAACTTTCATGAAGAGGTTATTAGGCAACTTTTTGAAAGAGAGAATCCAGGAGTTTCGTATGATGAGACCCAGGAAGAGCTTACTAAGACGTTGGAAGCACTTGCTGAGATCACAGAGTCAATACGTGATGAACAGAAGAATTCTACGTCAAGCGCTACTAACGTCACTGAAATATCAAATGTTAAGTTAGTAAAAGCTACTTCTGAAATGGGTGATATGTGTGCTGTACCTGTTTACAACGTTTACGCCTCTTGTGGGTTTGGTACTCAAAACGATACCGAGTATCAACTTAGAACCGAATTCCTACCTTGCTTATGGTTAAAACGTTTCGGCCTGACAGAAGAAGATGCACGTATCATCATTTGCCACGGCGACTCAATGGAAGACACTTTGAGTGACGGCGATGAAGTATTAGTCGATACGCGAGAACTCGACCACCCCGTAAAGCATGGTGTCTATGTTGTTCGCATTGGTAAGCACGTTTATATAAAACGCCTGAAATACGATATTATGGCCGAGGGCTATAACGTCATCTCAGACAACAAAGAAGAATATGATTCGTTTATCGTGAATGAGGAGAAACTCAACGAGTTCGCGGTAATTGGGAAAGTTGTTACTACCGTCATGAAGGCGGTGATTTAG
- a CDS encoding pyocin activator PrtN family protein, with protein MNTQYALHAVFGSPVVKLSEISEQYFGMKYATAKGKVSANEFPIPTFRLHEETETNKGTKAPLFVSIDDLAFYIDRKQAEAKREWESIYGKFGHH; from the coding sequence ATGAATACTCAATATGCGTTACATGCTGTATTTGGTTCCCCAGTAGTAAAACTTTCTGAGATCTCTGAACAATACTTTGGAATGAAATACGCGACAGCCAAAGGCAAAGTAAGTGCTAATGAATTCCCTATCCCTACCTTTCGACTTCATGAAGAAACAGAAACGAACAAAGGCACTAAAGCTCCACTGTTTGTTTCTATTGATGATTTGGCTTTCTACATTGACCGTAAGCAAGCTGAAGCTAAGCGCGAGTGGGAGTCAATCTATGGCAAATTCGGTCACCACTAA
- a CDS encoding phage regulatory CII family protein, whose protein sequence is MEVNQTMCVFLADVHEQYNEACSLFRARHRNELTDIAKACGLRSNMLRNKLNIEQPHVLSLPEMMAISKATDDYVILEVVLRQLGLVTAHIPEGERETFIKRALNNSVIAGEISQLALDTAGQRTLPRSTRNSIIKTAQAGISNLVLLINDLEDRTSSAHPFLCMGVDLLANGAPLPGLT, encoded by the coding sequence ATGGAAGTGAACCAGACAATGTGCGTCTTTTTAGCGGATGTACATGAACAGTACAACGAAGCATGCAGCTTGTTTCGAGCACGACACCGTAACGAGCTAACAGACATAGCCAAAGCTTGTGGCCTTAGGTCAAACATGTTGCGTAACAAGCTGAATATCGAGCAACCGCACGTGCTTTCTTTACCTGAAATGATGGCAATTTCTAAAGCTACGGATGACTACGTAATTTTAGAAGTTGTACTTCGCCAGTTAGGGCTAGTGACCGCTCATATTCCTGAAGGTGAAAGAGAAACGTTTATCAAACGTGCTCTAAACAACTCAGTGATTGCAGGAGAGATCTCTCAACTTGCTTTAGACACGGCAGGCCAAAGAACCCTGCCTCGATCAACTCGAAATTCAATTATCAAAACGGCACAAGCTGGCATTAGCAACTTGGTGCTGCTCATTAACGACCTAGAAGACCGCACAAGTAGTGCACACCCTTTCTTATGTATGGGTGTGGACTTACTAGCCAACGGTGCGCCTTTACCCGGTCTTACTTAA